One segment of Methylotuvimicrobium sp. KM2 DNA contains the following:
- a CDS encoding ABC transporter ATP-binding protein — protein MMTEPLLKVEDLRLAYQTERGVVTAVDGLNFEIRRNEALVLLGESGCGKSSLAKALLRVLPRNVYHYSGRVLLDGVDIMALNPEHFRRDVQWLRISLVMQASMNALNPVVRVGEQVAEPLWVHRGWSRNKAMARAGEVFELVGVSDDFLKRYPFELSGGMRQRVVLAMALVAEPELVIMDEPTSALDVLTQAGIMNRLKRIKRELGTSFMLITHDVATSSEIADRVALMYAGQIVELSSAAQFFAKPAHPYGKLLMDSVPRLHQTRQPDHIPGQPPNLMLLPSGCRFADRCPARFDHCDENPVPIALSERNEVRCWLYADRTETDKPRGLHNTPTPVLETRPLSKEVLVSAQDLHTWFELKQWGFIRAGYVRAVNSVNFHLYRGEAVAFVGESGCGKSSLARTLLGLHKPTQGEVVFEGRHMHDLNKHELKQYRARVGYVQQDPFGALPPFMTIRRALSEPLIIHGVSDSKEREARIRAALEEVRLSPADDYLPKFPHMLSGGQQQRVVIARSLILQPAMIIADEPVSMLDASVRVEILRLLRTIQSKRELTLAFITHDLSTVRHFADRIFVMYGGRIVEAAVVDDLLDFPQHPYTQALLAATSDPDAENASQERELPGGEPPSLLHPPPGCNFHPRCPHAIKGLCDVEEPPEFEPRTEHYSACWLHEEK, from the coding sequence ATGATGACAGAACCCCTGCTCAAAGTTGAAGATCTGAGGCTTGCCTATCAAACCGAACGCGGCGTCGTCACTGCAGTAGATGGCTTGAACTTCGAAATCCGGCGTAATGAAGCGCTAGTGTTGCTGGGCGAGTCGGGCTGCGGCAAAAGCTCGTTGGCCAAGGCCCTGTTGCGGGTACTGCCGCGCAATGTCTATCACTATTCGGGCCGAGTACTGCTCGACGGTGTCGACATCATGGCCCTAAATCCCGAGCACTTTCGCCGGGACGTTCAATGGCTGCGTATTTCTCTAGTGATGCAGGCTTCGATGAACGCCTTGAATCCTGTCGTGCGAGTCGGCGAGCAAGTTGCCGAGCCGTTGTGGGTGCATCGCGGCTGGTCCCGAAATAAAGCTATGGCCCGTGCCGGTGAAGTGTTCGAGCTGGTAGGCGTCTCCGACGATTTTCTGAAGCGCTATCCTTTCGAACTTTCCGGAGGCATGCGCCAACGGGTGGTACTGGCAATGGCCTTGGTCGCGGAGCCGGAACTGGTGATCATGGACGAGCCGACTTCGGCGTTGGACGTTCTGACGCAGGCCGGCATCATGAATCGATTGAAACGCATCAAGCGGGAATTGGGCACCAGCTTCATGCTGATTACTCACGACGTCGCCACATCCAGCGAAATCGCCGATCGTGTCGCGCTGATGTATGCGGGTCAAATCGTGGAACTTAGCAGTGCCGCACAGTTTTTTGCAAAACCGGCCCATCCTTACGGAAAGCTGTTGATGGATAGTGTCCCTCGCCTGCATCAGACCCGGCAACCCGATCACATTCCAGGTCAACCGCCGAACCTGATGCTGCTGCCTTCGGGCTGCCGTTTCGCCGATCGCTGTCCGGCCCGATTCGACCACTGCGATGAAAATCCTGTGCCGATAGCCTTATCGGAACGAAACGAAGTGCGTTGTTGGCTTTATGCGGACCGCACCGAAACCGACAAGCCGCGAGGATTACATAACACTCCGACTCCCGTTTTGGAAACACGGCCGTTAAGCAAAGAGGTTTTGGTTAGCGCCCAAGACTTGCATACCTGGTTCGAATTGAAGCAATGGGGATTTATCCGGGCGGGCTATGTGCGCGCGGTGAATAGCGTAAATTTCCATCTCTATCGCGGCGAGGCGGTTGCCTTCGTCGGCGAAAGCGGTTGCGGCAAAAGCTCCTTGGCGCGCACCTTACTCGGTCTACATAAGCCGACTCAAGGCGAAGTCGTCTTCGAAGGCCGCCATATGCATGACTTAAATAAGCATGAACTCAAGCAATACCGGGCGCGTGTCGGCTATGTGCAGCAAGACCCTTTCGGCGCGCTGCCGCCCTTCATGACAATCCGTCGCGCCTTGAGCGAGCCGCTGATCATTCACGGCGTAAGCGACTCGAAGGAACGTGAAGCACGCATTCGTGCTGCACTGGAGGAAGTGCGCCTGTCGCCGGCCGACGATTATTTGCCGAAGTTTCCTCACATGCTCAGCGGCGGTCAGCAACAGCGGGTCGTCATTGCCCGGTCGCTGATTTTACAACCGGCGATGATCATCGCCGACGAGCCGGTCTCGATGCTGGACGCCTCGGTACGCGTCGAGATCCTGCGCCTGCTGCGCACGATACAAAGCAAGCGCGAATTGACGCTGGCCTTCATCACGCACGATTTATCCACCGTGCGGCATTTCGCCGATCGCATTTTCGTGATGTACGGCGGTCGTATTGTCGAAGCGGCCGTTGTCGACGATCTACTCGACTTTCCGCAGCACCCCTATACGCAAGCCTTGCTGGCGGCCACCTCCGACCCCGATGCCGAGAATGCCTCTCAAGAACGCGAATTGCCGGGCGGCGAACCGCCCAGTCTGCTGCACCCGCCGCCGGGTTGCAACTTTCACCCGCGCTGCCCGCATGCCATCAAAGGGTTGTGCGATGTCGAAGAACCGCCGGAATTCGAACCGCGCACCGAGCATTATTCGGCGTGTTGGTTGCATGAAGAAAAATAA
- a CDS encoding IS1634 family transposase has protein sequence MFIRRTQTRCRATGEPHETYRLVHSERIGQKVKQVTLLNLGRHFSIQPTFWPALCRRVLELLSLQTSLFDPDLPQTVALAAEHIAARLLAESAPLLVRLSLIPTPAMSVVNEAAQAASESVSSEPPESRTPAEIYTIDANSLELARPRSIGVEQVGLAAMDLVNFTSLLMGLGLSGPIRAAVVGSIIGRMAAPASEAATHRWLGQRSGLGELLDVDFERMKPITLYRASDALMKHRDVIERTLFNRVHDLFGFETTVTLYDLTNTYFEGTAAANPKAQRGRSKEKRRDCPLVTLGLVLDGSGFVRRSQTFDGNASEGKTLAEMLKDLGAPPGALVVMDAGIATEANLTWLREHGYRYLVVSRERARQFEADTAIPIETAAGSAVHIQRIDDSEHQEVRLYCYSEQREQKERGINQHLCERFEAGLQKIADGLHKPRAEKRLDKLQQRIGRLQEKYHGIGQHYTIELTPDETGEKVIGLTWSKQPKAGSRLSHPGVYCLRSNETQWDAEKLWRTYIMLTDLEAVFRSLKSELGLRPVYHHKEVRVDGHLFITVLAYQFVQIIRRQLKEHGIHDRWSTLRDILSVQQRVTASFRRADGGILHIRKSTQPEAELARIYHTLGLDPLPGGVQKTLL, from the coding sequence ATGTTTATTCGACGCACTCAAACCCGCTGCAGAGCCACCGGCGAACCTCATGAGACTTATCGACTGGTTCATTCCGAACGCATCGGTCAAAAAGTTAAACAGGTCACACTGCTGAATCTAGGCCGGCATTTTTCGATCCAGCCCACTTTTTGGCCGGCCTTATGTCGCCGTGTCCTGGAGTTGTTATCGTTGCAAACGAGTTTATTCGATCCGGACTTACCTCAGACGGTGGCCTTGGCCGCGGAACATATCGCCGCGCGCTTGTTGGCGGAAAGCGCGCCATTGCTCGTGAGGCTTTCGTTGATCCCGACCCCAGCCATGAGTGTCGTCAATGAAGCCGCACAGGCGGCTTCGGAATCGGTCTCGTCGGAGCCACCGGAGTCCCGGACTCCCGCTGAAATATATACCATTGATGCGAACTCGCTGGAATTAGCGAGGCCCCGTTCGATCGGTGTCGAGCAGGTCGGTTTGGCGGCGATGGACTTGGTCAATTTTACCTCGCTGCTGATGGGACTGGGTCTCTCCGGGCCGATACGGGCGGCGGTCGTGGGTTCGATCATCGGGCGCATGGCAGCGCCGGCTTCTGAGGCCGCCACGCACCGTTGGCTAGGTCAGCGCAGCGGTTTGGGCGAGCTGTTGGACGTCGATTTCGAACGCATGAAGCCGATCACGTTGTATCGGGCTTCAGACGCTTTGATGAAGCACCGGGACGTCATCGAACGCACGCTGTTCAACCGGGTGCACGATCTGTTCGGTTTCGAGACCACGGTTACCTTATACGACTTGACCAATACCTACTTCGAAGGCACGGCGGCCGCCAATCCGAAAGCGCAACGGGGCCGCTCCAAAGAAAAGCGCCGCGACTGTCCACTGGTCACGCTGGGCTTGGTGCTCGATGGCAGCGGCTTCGTCCGCCGTTCCCAGACCTTCGACGGCAATGCCTCGGAAGGCAAGACCTTGGCCGAGATGCTCAAAGACCTCGGTGCACCACCCGGCGCCTTGGTGGTCATGGACGCAGGCATCGCCACGGAAGCCAATCTCACCTGGCTGCGCGAACACGGTTACCGCTATCTGGTCGTCAGCCGCGAACGCGCTCGGCAATTCGAAGCCGACACCGCGATCCCGATCGAAACCGCCGCCGGCTCCGCCGTCCACATCCAGCGCATCGACGACAGCGAACACCAAGAAGTGCGCTTGTATTGCTACTCCGAACAGCGCGAACAAAAAGAGCGCGGCATCAATCAACACCTGTGCGAGCGCTTCGAAGCCGGATTACAAAAAATCGCCGACGGCCTCCACAAGCCTCGCGCCGAAAAGCGCCTCGACAAACTGCAACAGCGCATCGGTCGGCTCCAAGAAAAATACCACGGTATCGGCCAGCATTACACGATCGAACTGACCCCGGATGAGACCGGCGAAAAAGTCATCGGCCTGACCTGGTCGAAACAGCCCAAAGCCGGCAGCCGCCTGAGCCATCCCGGCGTCTATTGCCTCCGCAGTAACGAAACGCAATGGGATGCTGAAAAACTGTGGCGCACCTATATCATGCTCACCGACCTGGAAGCGGTGTTTCGTAGCCTTAAATCCGAACTCGGGCTTCGTCCGGTCTACCATCACAAAGAAGTCCGCGTCGACGGCCATTTGTTCATCACCGTCCTGGCCTATCAGTTCGTGCAAATCATCCGCCGGCAACTGAAAGAACACGGCATTCACGACCGCTGGTCCACACTGCGCGACATCTTGTCCGTTCAGCAGCGCGTCACCGCCTCCTTCCGGCGCGCCGACGGCGGTATTCTGCACATCCGCAAAAGCACACAACCGGAAGCGGAATTAGCACGGATTTACCACACATTGGGCCTTGACCCGCTTCCTGGAGGTGTACAAAAAACTCTACTATAG